The genomic segment GGCAGGACATCGTCGCCGGTCTCGGCAAGATCGGTCCGCGGACCGTCGAGGAGGCCTTCGCCTCCTATCGCGCCATCGACATGGAAGCCCGCGCCGCCGCACCGGGCCTGGTGACGCCGGCGGTGGAGTACGGGCTCGACTATCGCTGGATGAGCCCTTGTTTCCGCCGGATCAGCCAGTCGCTCTATTTCCTCTTCTACCGTTCCCCGCCGGGCCTCGATGCCGGGCAGGGGAGCGTCTACTGGGTCACACCGCCGGGCGACGACGAAGCCGCATTCCTTGCCGCCAACAATACGGCGACGGTAAAGACCATCCACTCCGTCCATCATGGCGGCGTGGGGCATCACACCCAGAACGCGCGGGCCCGCGTCGCGCACTCGCGGCTGGCGCGGATCGCCGGCACCGATTGTGCCCTGGGCCTCGCCTTCCTCGGGGCCGGCACCCTCATCGAAGGCTGGGCCTGCTACGTGGAGGACCTCCTCATGGAAGCCCCGGGCTTCTATTCGCCCGAGGAGGAAATCCTGCTCAAGCAATATGAGCGGCGCAACGCGGCGAGCGTTCTGGTCGACATCAACCTCCATCTGGGGCGCTGGACGCAGGAACAGGCGGCAGCCTTCTATCGCGACGAAGCCGGCTTTGCGCCCTCGCGCGTCGAGGGGGAGGTCGTGCGCAATTCCATGATGCCCGGATCGCGCCTGATGTATTGGCTGGGCGTGGAAGGCATCAAGGCGCTGCGCGGCCGCTGGAAGTCCGACACGCAATCTTTCCACGACGCGCTCCTCAGCTACGGCCACGTGCCGCTGGCATGGATCGCCGAGGAAATGGACCGGGCAGGGCAACTCAACCCATGATCGAGCAAAGCACGGCACCGCTGCTGGACATCAAGGGGCTCGTCACCGAGTTCCGCACGGAGACTGGCCTGGTCCGCGCCGTCAAGGGCGTCGACCTTGCCATCGGGCAGGGCGAGACCGTGGCCCTGGTGGGCGAGAGCGGCTCTGGCAAGTCCGTGACCAGCCTTTCGGTAATGCGCCTCATCCCCAAGGGCGTCGGGGCGATAACCGGCGGGCAGATCCTCTTCCGTGACCGCAGCGGCGCGATCATCGATCTCGCTGCGCAGTCCGAGGACGCCATGCGCGCCATTCGCGGCAACCAGATCTCGATGATCTTCCAGGAGCCGATGACCTCGCTCAATCCGACCCAGAAGGTCGGCGCGCAGATCGCCGAGGCGGCTCGCCTGCACCAGGGCCTCACGCGGGCCCAGGCAAAGGCGCGCGCCATCGAGATGCTGGCCCTCGTGGAAATCCCCGAGCCGGCCCGTCGCGCCGAGGTCTATCCGCACCAGATGTCCGGCGGCATGCGCCAGCGGGTCATGATCGCCATGGCGCTAGCCTGCAATCCGGCGCTGCTCATTGCCGACGAGCCCACCACCGCGCTCGACGTGACTGTGCAGCTGCAGATTCTCGAGCTCATGCGCCGCCTGCAGCGCGAACTGGGCATGGGCATCCTTTTCATCACCCACAACCTGGGCGTCGTGGCCGAGATCGCCGACAGGGTCGCGGTGATGTATGGGGGCCGCATCGTCGAGACGGCTCCGGTCAACCAGCTCTTCGCGGCACCCCGGCACCCCTATACCCGTGGCCTGCTGGAAAGCCTGCCGACCGCCGATCATGCAGCCCGCGCCCGCGGCGAGACGCCTCGGCTCAAGGCAATTCCGGGCAGCGTCGTCGACCCGCGCAACCCGCCGGCCGGCTGCGATTTCAACCCGCGTTGCGCGCTGGCCGTCGCCAATTGCCGGGCCGAGGTGCCTCCCCTCTTCGAGGTGGGCCCAGGTCACCAATCCCGCTGCTTCCAATGGAGCGAACTGAATGGTTGAGCCGCTTCTGGTCGTGAACGACCTAAAAGTTCACTTTCCGCTGGGCAAGACGCTTTTCAACCGCGGTGTCGACGTCAAGGCCGTCGATGGCGTGTCGTTTACCGTCGGGCGGGGCGAGGTCGTTGGCCTCGTCGGGGAATCGGGGTCGGGCAAGACCACGCTGGGCCGTTCCGTTCTGCGGCTGATCGAGCCGACCGCCGGCACCGTCGCCATGGACGGTCGCGACATCACCGGTCTCCCGCCGCGCGAGATGAAGGCCCTGCGCTCGCGCATGCAGATCATTTTCCAGGATCCCTATGCCAGCCTCAATCCGAGGATGAGCGTCGGCCAGATCATCGGCGAGGCCCTCATGCTCCACGGCATCGGCACCCGCCAGGATCGCGGCGCGCGGGTGGCTGCCCTTCTCGAGCAGGTCGGCCTGCCCGCGCAGGCGGCGTCGCGTTTCCCGCATGAGTTTTCCGGCGGGCAACGCCAGCGCATCGGCATCGCCCGCGCCCTTGCCGTCAGCCCCGACTTCATAGTTGCGGACGAGCCGGTTTCGGCGCTCGACGTCTCCATCCAGGCCCAGATCATCAATCTCCTGCAGGACCTGCGCCGGCAGCTTGGATTGTCGCTGCTCTTCATCGGCCACGATCTGTCGGTGATCGAGTTCCTGTGTGACCGCGTCATCGTGCTCTACCTCGGCAAGATCATGGAGGTCGCCACCGCCGCCGACCTCTATGCATCGCCCCGGCACCCCTATACGCGCGCGCTTCTCGATGCCGCCCCGGTGCCCGATCCGACCGTCAGGCGCGAGCGCATCACGCTCAAGGGCGACCTGCCCAGCCCGATCTCCCCGCCCAGCGGTTGCGTGTTCCGCACACGCTGCCCCTTCGCCATCCCGGCCTGTGCCGAGGTCGTGCCGCCGCTCGAGGGCGTTGGCGACCAGCACCAGGTCGCCTGCATCCGCGCCAACGAGCTCGACCTGAGCCCGGCGCGCGGAGCCGCATGACCCCCATGTCATCCATGCGCCCCGGTTTCCATGAGTTGCGATGCATGGAAAACGAAGATTTTCGGGCGTTGCATGATCCGATCCGACCCATTCATCCTGATAGCCATGAAACGAATATTCATCTCCTCGCGCGGCAACCCTGAGCATCTGGCGGAGCTTTTCCGCCGGGAACTGCCCGGCTACGACGTCCTCACCACCCAGCCCGGTCCGGACGATCCGGCGGTGCAGTACATCGTGGTCGGAAGGCCCGCGCCCGGAGTGATCGCCGCCGTTCCCGGCATCGAGCTCGTCCTTAGCCTCAATGCCGGGGTCGAGCACCTGCTGGCCAGTGGCGAGGTCCCCGATGGGCTCCCGATCGTGCGGCTGGTCGACGAGGGACTGGCGCTGGGCATGGCCGAGTGGGTGCTGGCCCAGGCCCTGGCCTGGCATCGCAACCTCTTCGACTACGCCGAGGTCCAGAAGCGCGCCGAGTGGACGCCACGGGCCGAAAAGCTGGCGAACGAGCGCCGCGTGGCGGTGCTGGGCGCGGGCGCGCTCGGGCGTCCTGTTGCCGAGCATTTCGTCCGCTTCGGCTTTGACACCCGGGTCTGGTCGCGCACCCGCCACGATATCCCCGGCGCTGCGACTTTTGCCGGCAGGGAGCAGCTGCTCGAGGCCGTCGCGGGCAGCGACATCCTGGTCAACCTGCTGCCGCTGACCGCCGAGACCGCCGGCATCATTGATGCCTCCGTGTTCGCGGCGCTCAACCAGGGCGCGTTCTTCATCAATGGCGCGCGTGGGGCGCACGTTGTGGACGCCGACCTGCTTGCCGCGCTGGATTCAGGGCAGCTGAGCGGCGCCGCGCTCGACGTCTTCCGCGTCGAGCCGCTGCCCGCAGATGACCCGTTCTGGCGGCATCTGAAAATCCGCGTGTCTCCGCACGTGGCGGCCCCGACGCACGCCCATGTGGCGGTCAAGGAAATGGCCGAGAACATCCGTCGGTTCGAGCGCGGTGAGGCGATCCCTCATCTCGTTGATCGGACCGCCGGCTACTGAACTACAGACCGGGGACAACCCGGCTGAGGGAAACAACAAAGGGCAAAAGGTAGGAACACATGACTTTCAAACCAACTCGTCGCAGCGTGCTGCAGGGAATGCTCGCCGGTTCGGCTGCTTTTGCGGTGATGGGGGCCTTCCCGGCCTTCGCCCAGCAGAAGGGCGGCAAGCTGACTGTCGGTCTCACCTATGAAATCGACACCATGAACGTCTATTCCACCGGCTTCCTGGGTGACGCCCAGGCCGCGGTGGTCGAAGGGCTGCTGGCGCCCGACGAGCACGCCAAGTACGTGCCGGTCCTCGCCACCGAAGTGCCCACCCTCGAGAACGGCGGCATCGTCGTCTCCGAGGACGGCAAGACCATGAAGATCACCTACAAGCTGCGCCCGGGCGTCAAGTGGCACGACGGCGCGCCCTTCACCTCCGCCGACGTCAAGTACACCTGGGAAGCGGTCAAGGATCCGGCCTTCATCGCCGAGTCCAAGGATGGCTCGTCCGAGGTCGAGAGCATCGACACTCCGGACGACCTGACGGTCGTGGTGAACTACAACACCATCCTGCCGACCTTCGCCTCCACGCTCTTTACCTTCGGCATCATGCCCAAGCACCTGCTCGAAGGTACCGATCTGAACACCTCGTCCTACAACGAGACTCCGGTCGGCACCGGTCCCTTCAAGGTCACCGAATTCGTTCGTGGCCAGTATGTGGTGACCGAGCGCTTCGAGGACTATTGGCGCAAGGCCGACAACGGCGATCAGCTGCCCTACCTGGACGGCATCATCTTCAAGATGATCCCGGACACCAACACGCTCATCACCCAGCTCAAGTCCGGTGAAGTGCAGCTCGTCGTTCAGACCCCCTACAACCAGGCCGCCCAGGTCGAGGGGATCGACGGCATCGAGCTGGTCAAGGGGCCGCTGCTGTCCTGGCAGCACCTGGACTTCAACTTCAAGCGTCCTTCGCTCGCCGACATCAATGTCCGCAAGGCCATCGCGTCCGCGATCGATCGCTCCATCCTGATCAAGGCGCAAGGCGGCTTCCCTGAGGCCATCAAGTCCCCGGTCGTGCCGGTGTTCGACTTCTACGACCCGAACACGCCCGAAACCGCCTATGACGTCGAAGCCGCCAAGAAGCTGCTCGACGACGCCGGCTACAAGCCCGGTGGCGACGGCATCCGCGAGAAGGACGGCGAGCGGCTCTCCTATACCTTCATGGTGCAGGCCGGCCGTGCCGATGACGAACTTGCCCAGCAGGTCATCATCGCCCAGCTCAAGGCCATCGGCATCGAGGCTACCGCCGACAACAAGACCGGCGTCGCTTATCGCGAGGCCCGCTACAAGGGCGGTTACGACCTGATCTACGGTCGCTGGATCACCTCGGCCGACCCGGTCTACTCGGTGTTCTGGGGCACCGGTGGCGCCAACAACGGCCAGTCCTACTCCAACCCGGCGCTTGACGCGGCATTCGGCAAGTTCGAGAACACTCTCGATCCGGCCGTGCGCAAGGAGGCTGCGGCCGAGTTCCAGAAGATCCTGGCCGAGGACCTGCCCACCATCTCCCTGACCACCAACGTGGCCCTGATCGCCAAGACCGAGAAGCTGAAGAACTTCGTCCCGAACCCGACCAACATGACGAACTTCGTCAACTCCAGCCCCTGGTATCTCGAATAGTGCTGATTTCCATGCTCTTCTGCTTCCGGCGCCCTGCGCCGGAAGCAGTACTGGACCGCGAGGCATCATGAGTTTCGGTTTTATCCTGCGCCGGCTCGGTGGAGCGATCCCTCTGCTCCTGGGTATCTCGCTCATCCTGTTCGCGATCATCCACCTGGCTCCAGGTGGCCCCCTCGACATGTACACGGACAATCCGGCCGTAAGCCAGGAGGCGCTCGACCAGATCGCGCAGGCCTATGGTCTGGATCAGCCCGTGCCCGTGCAGTATTTCCTCTGGCTCAAGGCCATGGTCGTTGGAGACTGGGGTTATTCGATCCGCACCGGCAGGCCGGTCCTGACCGAGATCGCGCTGCGCCTCGGACCGACCCTGCAGCTCGGCGGCCTGGCGCTCCTGCTTTCCCTTTGCATTGCCATCCCCCTCGGCGTTCTGAGCGCGTCGCGTCGCGGCACCCCGCTCGACAACACTCTCACGCTCGCCTCCTTCGCCGGCATATCGGTGCCCGTGTTCTGGTTGGCGCTGTTGCTGCAGCTGCTGTTTTCAGTCCAGCTCGGCTGGCTGCCTTCGGCCGGCTACCAATCCATCGGCGACGGGTCATTCCCCGATCGCGTCGCGCACATCCTCATGCCTGCCGCGGTGCTCTCGCTCGCCACCATCGCCTCATGGAGCCGGTTCATCCGCTCCGGCATGGTCGACGTCCTCAACCAGGACTACATCCGCACCGCCTACGCCAAGGGGCGCGGCGAACGCGGCGTCCTGCTGTTTCATGCGCTGCGCAACGCCATGATACCGGCCGTGACCGTCATCGCGGTGGATTTCGGCACCGTCATTTCCGGCGCCGTCATCACGGAAACCGTCTTTGCCTGGCCCGGGATCGGGCGCCTCTTCATGGAGAGCATGGACGGACGCGACTATCCGATGCTGATGGGCCTGATGATGATGGGCTCCGTTGGCATCATCCTTGCCAATATTATCGCCGACATTGCTTACGCGGCGCTGGACCCGCGGATTCGCTATGGCTGATCTCTCGCTTACCCCCGCAACCGTCGCGCCGCCCCAGAGTTACGGGCGGCGGGCATTGCGCCGCTTCCTCAAGCACAAGCCGGCGGTCGCGGGGCTCGTGTTCCTGCTCGTCATGGGACTGATCGTGCTCATCGGGCCGTTCGTTTCGCCCTATGCATTCGATGCGCAGGATTTCACCCTCATCGGCTCTCCCGGCCCGATGACCTCGGCCCATTGGCTCGGTACCGACGAACTCGGGCGCGACGCCTTGACCCGGTTGATCCATGGTGG from the Youhaiella tibetensis genome contains:
- a CDS encoding DUF885 family protein, whose product is MSGYDPALVDDFLEHHWRYRPVDATFMGNRDHDHRLPPVGPGVLAEELDGNRVLHARIAATPEPPALGDRLDRRMMLAELEVQAAAIAARPRLANPAWLSGEAAFSIISLLLPQTAPVRHDALRARLSAIPAFLADGAAALAGTPTPAGWMRRARREAQAMAVFLREDIALHDEYTPDWDNARSGAAAAFERFAAAIEGLPDADPACGEEYLALIMKRQHGLALSPTEAVEQARSAFDRMGEELVAMASAIDGNRSWQDIVAGLGKIGPRTVEEAFASYRAIDMEARAAAPGLVTPAVEYGLDYRWMSPCFRRISQSLYFLFYRSPPGLDAGQGSVYWVTPPGDDEAAFLAANNTATVKTIHSVHHGGVGHHTQNARARVAHSRLARIAGTDCALGLAFLGAGTLIEGWACYVEDLLMEAPGFYSPEEEILLKQYERRNAASVLVDINLHLGRWTQEQAAAFYRDEAGFAPSRVEGEVVRNSMMPGSRLMYWLGVEGIKALRGRWKSDTQSFHDALLSYGHVPLAWIAEEMDRAGQLNP
- a CDS encoding ABC transporter ATP-binding protein; this translates as MIEQSTAPLLDIKGLVTEFRTETGLVRAVKGVDLAIGQGETVALVGESGSGKSVTSLSVMRLIPKGVGAITGGQILFRDRSGAIIDLAAQSEDAMRAIRGNQISMIFQEPMTSLNPTQKVGAQIAEAARLHQGLTRAQAKARAIEMLALVEIPEPARRAEVYPHQMSGGMRQRVMIAMALACNPALLIADEPTTALDVTVQLQILELMRRLQRELGMGILFITHNLGVVAEIADRVAVMYGGRIVETAPVNQLFAAPRHPYTRGLLESLPTADHAARARGETPRLKAIPGSVVDPRNPPAGCDFNPRCALAVANCRAEVPPLFEVGPGHQSRCFQWSELNG
- a CDS encoding ABC transporter ATP-binding protein is translated as MVEPLLVVNDLKVHFPLGKTLFNRGVDVKAVDGVSFTVGRGEVVGLVGESGSGKTTLGRSVLRLIEPTAGTVAMDGRDITGLPPREMKALRSRMQIIFQDPYASLNPRMSVGQIIGEALMLHGIGTRQDRGARVAALLEQVGLPAQAASRFPHEFSGGQRQRIGIARALAVSPDFIVADEPVSALDVSIQAQIINLLQDLRRQLGLSLLFIGHDLSVIEFLCDRVIVLYLGKIMEVATAADLYASPRHPYTRALLDAAPVPDPTVRRERITLKGDLPSPISPPSGCVFRTRCPFAIPACAEVVPPLEGVGDQHQVACIRANELDLSPARGAA
- a CDS encoding 2-hydroxyacid dehydrogenase, coding for MKRIFISSRGNPEHLAELFRRELPGYDVLTTQPGPDDPAVQYIVVGRPAPGVIAAVPGIELVLSLNAGVEHLLASGEVPDGLPIVRLVDEGLALGMAEWVLAQALAWHRNLFDYAEVQKRAEWTPRAEKLANERRVAVLGAGALGRPVAEHFVRFGFDTRVWSRTRHDIPGAATFAGREQLLEAVAGSDILVNLLPLTAETAGIIDASVFAALNQGAFFINGARGAHVVDADLLAALDSGQLSGAALDVFRVEPLPADDPFWRHLKIRVSPHVAAPTHAHVAVKEMAENIRRFERGEAIPHLVDRTAGY
- a CDS encoding ABC transporter substrate-binding protein, with the protein product MTFKPTRRSVLQGMLAGSAAFAVMGAFPAFAQQKGGKLTVGLTYEIDTMNVYSTGFLGDAQAAVVEGLLAPDEHAKYVPVLATEVPTLENGGIVVSEDGKTMKITYKLRPGVKWHDGAPFTSADVKYTWEAVKDPAFIAESKDGSSEVESIDTPDDLTVVVNYNTILPTFASTLFTFGIMPKHLLEGTDLNTSSYNETPVGTGPFKVTEFVRGQYVVTERFEDYWRKADNGDQLPYLDGIIFKMIPDTNTLITQLKSGEVQLVVQTPYNQAAQVEGIDGIELVKGPLLSWQHLDFNFKRPSLADINVRKAIASAIDRSILIKAQGGFPEAIKSPVVPVFDFYDPNTPETAYDVEAAKKLLDDAGYKPGGDGIREKDGERLSYTFMVQAGRADDELAQQVIIAQLKAIGIEATADNKTGVAYREARYKGGYDLIYGRWITSADPVYSVFWGTGGANNGQSYSNPALDAAFGKFENTLDPAVRKEAAAEFQKILAEDLPTISLTTNVALIAKTEKLKNFVPNPTNMTNFVNSSPWYLE
- a CDS encoding ABC transporter permease, which produces MSFGFILRRLGGAIPLLLGISLILFAIIHLAPGGPLDMYTDNPAVSQEALDQIAQAYGLDQPVPVQYFLWLKAMVVGDWGYSIRTGRPVLTEIALRLGPTLQLGGLALLLSLCIAIPLGVLSASRRGTPLDNTLTLASFAGISVPVFWLALLLQLLFSVQLGWLPSAGYQSIGDGSFPDRVAHILMPAAVLSLATIASWSRFIRSGMVDVLNQDYIRTAYAKGRGERGVLLFHALRNAMIPAVTVIAVDFGTVISGAVITETVFAWPGIGRLFMESMDGRDYPMLMGLMMMGSVGIILANIIADIAYAALDPRIRYG